From Granulimonas faecalis:
CCCGGCGAGGGCTCCATGCTCGAGGAGTACGGCCGCAACCTCACCAAGCTGGCCGCCGACGGCCGGCTCGACCCGGTCATCGGCCGCGACTCCGAGGTGGAGCGCGTCATGCAGGTGCTGGCGCGCCGCCAGAAGAACAACCCGCTGATCCTCGGCGACCCCGGTGTGGGCAAGACCGCCATCGCCGAGGGGCTCGCCCAGCTCGTGGCCGACGGCAACGTGCCCGAGGTCCTGCGCGGCAAGCAGATCTGGACGCTCGACGTGGCCGCCCTCGTCGCCGGCTCCAAGTACCGCGGCGAGTTCGAGGAGCGCCTCAAGCGGGTGGTCAACGAGGTCATGGAGTCCGAGAGCGACATCCTGTTCATCGACGAGATCCACACCCTCATCGGCGCCGGCTCCGCCGAGGGCTCCATCGACGCCGCCTCGATCCTCAAGCCGCCGCTGTCCCGCGGCGAGATCCAGGTCATCGGCGCCACCACCGCCGAGGAGTACCGCAAGCACATCGAGAAGGACTCCGCCTTCGAGCGCCGCTTCCAGCCCGTCTACATCAACGAGCCCTCCGTGGCCGACACCGTGACCATCCTCAAGGGCCTCAAGGACCGCTACGAGGAGCATCACCACGTCCGCTACACCGATGAGGCGCTCGTGGACGCCGTCGTGCTGTCCAACCGCTACATCCAGGACCGCTTCCTGCCCGACAAGGCCATCGACGTCATCGACGAGGCCGGCGCCCGCACCCGCGTGCACAAGATCGTGGTACCCGACGCCATCGTCGAGTGCGACGCGGAGCTCGCCTCCGTGGCCGAGGAGAAGTCCCGCGCCGCCAAGGCCCAGGAGTTCGAGGAGGCCGCCCGTCTGCGCGACCGCGAGAAGGAGCTCACCGGCCGCCGCGAGGAGCTCGAGGCCCAGTGGCACGCCGAGCTCGACGCCGTCACGGTGGAGGTCTCCTCGGCCGACATCGCCGACGTCGTGAGCTTCATCACCGGCGTCCCGGTGTCCAACCTCACCGAGGCCGAGGCCTCCAAGCTCCTGCGCGCCGAGTCCGTGCTCCATGAGCGCGTCATCGGCCAGGACGAGGCCGTGAGCTCGGTGTCCCGCGCCATCCGCCGCAGCCGCTCGCCGCTCAAGGACCCGCGCCGCCCCGGCGGCTCCTTCATCTTCCTGGGCCCCTCGGGCGTGGGCAAGACGGAGCTGGCCAAGTCGCTCGCCGAGTTCCTCTTCGGCAGCGAGGACGCCCTCATCACGTACGACATGAGCGAGTTCATGGAGAAGTTCGCCGTCTCCAAGCTCGTGGGCGCCCCTCCGGGATACGTGGGCTACGACGAGGGCGGCGAGCTCACCAAGGCCGTCCGGCGCCGCCCGTACTCGGTGGTGCTGTTCGACGAGATCGAGAAGGCGCACCCTGACGTCTTCAACATCCTCCTCCAGATCCTGGACGAGGGCCGGCTCACCGACGGCCAGGGCCGCAAGGTGGACTTCTCCAACACCGTCATCATCATGACGAGCAACATCGGCGCCCGCGAGATCGCCACCACCACGCCCATGGGCTTCGGCGCCTCGGGCAAGGGCCTCTCGGACCGCGAGATCAAACAGCGCGTCACCGGCGAGCTCAAGCGGCAGTTCCGCCCCGAGTTCCTCAACCGCGTGGACGAGGTCGTGGTCTTCAAGTCGCTCGAGAGGGACCAGCTCCGCTCCATCGTCGACCTCATGGTGCGGGAGCTCCGCGACCGCCTCGTGGACGAGGGCATGTCCATCGAGCTCACAGACGCCGCCCGCGACCTCGTGGCCAAGGAGGGCACCGACCAGGTCTACGGCGCCCGCCCGCTTCGCCGCGCCATCCAGACCCTCATCGAGGACCCGCTCGCCGAGGAGCTCCTCGAGGGGAGGTGGGAGAGGGGCGAGGTCGTCTCCGTGGACGTCCGCGACGGCGCCCTCGTCTTCGACCACGTGGCCGGCGAGATCCCTGAGAAGACCGTCCGCGAGACCATGTCGCGCCTGCCGGCCCCCGGCGGCGCACCCGGCCGGAGCGCCCTCGCCAAGGGCTCCGGGGCCGGCTCCCAGGAGGCCTCGGCCTGACGGGCCTTCCAGGCGAACCCGACCGTGCGCCCGGTCCCGCACCCCGCGGGGCCGGGCGCCGCTCTGTGGGACCTCTCCCTCTGTGGGACCTCTGTCGCAGCCCCGCCGCGCCCCCACGGCGCCCGCCCGCTTTGTTAGGGTTAAGGGGCGTGCCGCGCGTCGCGGGGCGCTTCGGACAGAAGGGTCTTCATGGGGGATTTCTGCGACCGGTCGCTGTCCCTGGACGAGCGCATGGAGTGCGCCATGCGCCAGACAGCGCCGGGCACGGCCTTGCGCCGCGCCCTTGACATGATCATCGCCGGCCGGCTCGGCGCCCTCATCTGCGTGGGCGACGTCGACGCCGTCCTGGCCGCCGGCGACGACGGCTTCCCGCTCAACATCTCGTTCACGGCCAACCGCCTGTTCGAGCTCTCCAAGATGGACGGGGCCATCGTCATCGACAAGGACCTCACCCAGATCAAGCGGGCGAACTTCCACCTCAACCCCGACCCGTCGCTCCCCACCTCCGAGACCGGCATGCGCCACCGCACGGCCGCGCGCATGAGCATCCTCACCAACGCCATGGTCATCTCGGTCTCCGAGCGCCGCCAGGTGGTCAACGTCTACCTCGACGGCCGCTCCTTCCAGATCAAGACCGTCCAGGAGATCATGGACATGGTCAACCAGCTGCTGGTGACCCTCCAGTCCACGCGCCAGGCGCTGGACCGCAACCTGCTGCGCCTCACCACGCTCGAGCTCGACAACTACGTCACCCTGGCCGACATCTCCAAGATCTTCTCGTACTTCGAGGTGCTCATGACGGCCGCCGACGAGCTCGACGACCTCATCGACCAGCTCGGCAGCGAGGGCCGCACCATCGCCATGCAGCGCGAGCAGCTCGTGGGCGACATGGACGACGAGTACACCCTCATGATCCGCGACTACGCCCGCGACTCCTCCGAGGAGACCGCCCGGGAGGTGCGCCGCCAGTTCCACGAGCTCGACGCCGCGCAGCTCCACTCGTTCAAGCGCGTGGGCGCCATGCTCGGCTACGAGGGCCTCGGCGAGGACTCCATCATGGCGCCCCTGGGCCTGCGCACCCTGTCGCGCATCTCCGTGGTGCGCGAGGGCATGGCCGACAAGATCGTGGACGAGTACGGCAGCCTCCAGGAGCTCATGGACGACATCGAGGACAACCCGAGCCGCCTCGACGACATCGGCGTCAAGAACCCCGGCATCCTGGCCGACAGCCTCTACCGCATGTGGGGCAGGAAGGAATGAGCCGCTGCCGTTGCCAGGCCGAGGCGCGGCCCGCCGCCGTCGCCGCGCCCGACCCGGGCGCGGACCTCACCGTGGTGGTGGTCGCCGCCGGCTCCGGGGAGCGGTTCGGCCACCCGGGCGGCAAGGCCCTCGTCGAGGTCGCCGGCCGCCCGCTCGTCGCGTGGTCGCTCCTCGCCGCCGACGCCGCCCCCTCCGTGGCCGCGCTCGTGCTCGTCTGCCGCCCCGCCGACCTCGCCGCTATGGAGGCCCTCGTGGCCGGCCTGCCCCTGGCGCTCCCCGTCGCGGTGGTCCCCGGCGGCGACGACCGCCAGGCGAGCTGCGCCGCGGGTCTCGACGCCGTCTCGTCCGAGGTCCCCCTCGTGGCCTTCCACGACGGCGCCCGGCCCCTCGTGCGCCCCCATACCTTCGAGGCCGTGGCCGCCCGCCTGCGGGCCGACGCCTCGCTGGGCGGCGCCGTGGCCGGCTGCCCCTGCACCGACACCGTCAAGGTGGTCCGGGACGGCACCGTGTCCGCCACGCCCGACCGCGGCAACCTCTGGGTCGTGCAGACGCCCCAGGCGTTCCCCATCGAGGTCATCCGCGCCGCCCACCGGCGCGCCCGCTCCGTGGGCACCGACGACGCCTCCCTCGTGGAGGCCATGGGGCTCCCCGTGGCCGTGGTGGACGCCCAGCGCAACAACCTCAAGCTCACCTACCCGGAGGACCTGGCCGTCGTCGAGGCCGCCCTCCTGGCCGCCGAGCGGGAAGGGGAGTGACATGGCCCTCTCCATCGGCCACGGCTACGACGTGCACGCCTTCTGCGAGGGGCGCCCCCTCGTGCTGGGCGGCGTCGTCGTGCCCTGCGACCGAGGCCTCGCGGGCCACTCGGACGCCGACGTCGTGACCCACGCCCTCATGGACGCCGTCTGCGGCGCCTGCCGCCTGGGCGACATCGGCCGTCTCTTCCCCGACGACGACCCCGCCTACGCCGGCGCGGACTCCCTCGTCCTGCTGTCCCGCGTCATGGGGTTCGCGCGGGAGGCTGGGTACGAACTCCTCGACTGCGACTGTACCGTCGCCGCCCAGGCCCCCCGCCTCGCCCCGCACCGCGACGCCATGCGCTCCGCCATGGCCCGCGCCATGGGATGCGACGTCTCCCGCGTGGGACTCAAGGCCACCACGACCGAGCGCCTCGGCTTCGTGGGCCGCGAGGAGGGCATCGAGGCCTGGGCGGTCTGCCTCATGGAGCGCCCCTAGGCGCCCCGCCGACCTCCCGAACCGCCCCGTCGATGGGACACCCATGTTCGATTCCATACGCGAGGACGTCCGCGCCTTCCGGGAGCACGACCCGGCGGCCACGTCCACCATCTCCATCCTCGTCAACTCGCCCGGCATGCGCGCCGTGTGGGCCTACCGGCGTCAGCACTGGCTCTGGACCCACGGCCACCGCTTCCTGGCCCGCACCCTCTCCACGTGGAGCCGCCACCGGTTCGGGGTCGAGATACACCCCGGCGCCACCATCGGCCGCCGCTTCCTCATCGACCACGGCAGCGGCATCGTGGTGGGGGAGACCACGATCGTCGGCGACGACTGCATGATCTACCAGGGCGTCACCCTGGGGGGCACCGGCAAGCAGACCGGCAAGCGCCACCCCACCCTGGGCGACAACGTCACCGTGGGCGTGGGGGCCGCCGTGCTCGGCGACATCACCCTGGGCGACGGCTCCAAGGTGGGCGGCGGCGCCGTGGTGGTGAAGGACGTCCCGGCCGGCTGCACCGTGGTGGGCGTCCCCGGGCACGTGACCACGCGCTGCGGCGTGCGGGTGCGCACGCAGCCGGCCCACACGGACCGCCGGCGCCAGTACCTGCCCGACCCCATGGAGCAGACCGTCGAGATCCTGACGGCGCGCATCTCCCAGCTCGAGGAGCAGGTGGCCGCCCTCACCGCCCAGGCGGCCCCCTCCCAAGATGTACGATTCCAACCTGACGGCGGCGAAGCCGCCCAGGCACCCAGCGGCACTGAGGAGTGACCATGCTCGTCTACAACACCCAGACCCACCGCAAGGAGGAGCTCGTCCCCGTGGAGCCCGGGCACATCTCCATGTACGTGTGCGGCCCCACGGTCTACGACCAGATCCACATCGGCAACGGCAGGACGTTCCTCGCGTTCGACGTCATCCGCC
This genomic window contains:
- a CDS encoding ATP-dependent Clp protease ATP-binding subunit yields the protein MFDKFTEKARKVMSLAQDEARELGQMYVGTEHLLLGLIKQSDGIAAQAMAELDVTYEEALAIVREITRREAEPVPGGHIPFTPRAKRVLEGAYRETITRGQSYISTEHLLLGIVREGNGVAMEALTRMGISGDAVRNAVDRLTAGSSESRMRPAMADVRSGADVAGGQGPGEGSMLEEYGRNLTKLAADGRLDPVIGRDSEVERVMQVLARRQKNNPLILGDPGVGKTAIAEGLAQLVADGNVPEVLRGKQIWTLDVAALVAGSKYRGEFEERLKRVVNEVMESESDILFIDEIHTLIGAGSAEGSIDAASILKPPLSRGEIQVIGATTAEEYRKHIEKDSAFERRFQPVYINEPSVADTVTILKGLKDRYEEHHHVRYTDEALVDAVVLSNRYIQDRFLPDKAIDVIDEAGARTRVHKIVVPDAIVECDAELASVAEEKSRAAKAQEFEEAARLRDREKELTGRREELEAQWHAELDAVTVEVSSADIADVVSFITGVPVSNLTEAEASKLLRAESVLHERVIGQDEAVSSVSRAIRRSRSPLKDPRRPGGSFIFLGPSGVGKTELAKSLAEFLFGSEDALITYDMSEFMEKFAVSKLVGAPPGYVGYDEGGELTKAVRRRPYSVVLFDEIEKAHPDVFNILLQILDEGRLTDGQGRKVDFSNTVIIMTSNIGAREIATTTPMGFGASGKGLSDREIKQRVTGELKRQFRPEFLNRVDEVVVFKSLERDQLRSIVDLMVRELRDRLVDEGMSIELTDAARDLVAKEGTDQVYGARPLRRAIQTLIEDPLAEELLEGRWERGEVVSVDVRDGALVFDHVAGEIPEKTVRETMSRLPAPGGAPGRSALAKGSGAGSQEASA
- the disA gene encoding DNA integrity scanning diadenylate cyclase DisA encodes the protein MGDFCDRSLSLDERMECAMRQTAPGTALRRALDMIIAGRLGALICVGDVDAVLAAGDDGFPLNISFTANRLFELSKMDGAIVIDKDLTQIKRANFHLNPDPSLPTSETGMRHRTAARMSILTNAMVISVSERRQVVNVYLDGRSFQIKTVQEIMDMVNQLLVTLQSTRQALDRNLLRLTTLELDNYVTLADISKIFSYFEVLMTAADELDDLIDQLGSEGRTIAMQREQLVGDMDDEYTLMIRDYARDSSEETAREVRRQFHELDAAQLHSFKRVGAMLGYEGLGEDSIMAPLGLRTLSRISVVREGMADKIVDEYGSLQELMDDIEDNPSRLDDIGVKNPGILADSLYRMWGRKE
- the ispD gene encoding 2-C-methyl-D-erythritol 4-phosphate cytidylyltransferase, which gives rise to MSRCRCQAEARPAAVAAPDPGADLTVVVVAAGSGERFGHPGGKALVEVAGRPLVAWSLLAADAAPSVAALVLVCRPADLAAMEALVAGLPLALPVAVVPGGDDRQASCAAGLDAVSSEVPLVAFHDGARPLVRPHTFEAVAARLRADASLGGAVAGCPCTDTVKVVRDGTVSATPDRGNLWVVQTPQAFPIEVIRAAHRRARSVGTDDASLVEAMGLPVAVVDAQRNNLKLTYPEDLAVVEAALLAAEREGE
- the ispF gene encoding 2-C-methyl-D-erythritol 2,4-cyclodiphosphate synthase; amino-acid sequence: MALSIGHGYDVHAFCEGRPLVLGGVVVPCDRGLAGHSDADVVTHALMDAVCGACRLGDIGRLFPDDDPAYAGADSLVLLSRVMGFAREAGYELLDCDCTVAAQAPRLAPHRDAMRSAMARAMGCDVSRVGLKATTTERLGFVGREEGIEAWAVCLMERP
- the cysE gene encoding serine O-acetyltransferase gives rise to the protein MFDSIREDVRAFREHDPAATSTISILVNSPGMRAVWAYRRQHWLWTHGHRFLARTLSTWSRHRFGVEIHPGATIGRRFLIDHGSGIVVGETTIVGDDCMIYQGVTLGGTGKQTGKRHPTLGDNVTVGVGAAVLGDITLGDGSKVGGGAVVVKDVPAGCTVVGVPGHVTTRCGVRVRTQPAHTDRRRQYLPDPMEQTVEILTARISQLEEQVAALTAQAAPSQDVRFQPDGGEAAQAPSGTEE